Proteins found in one Pirellulales bacterium genomic segment:
- a CDS encoding sulfatase, with product MRRMLGKLVFLVAIGFVGLVVRGAEERPNILFIFTDDHAAHAISAYGSKINQTPNIDRLAREGMIFRHCFCTNSICGPSRAVILTGKHSHLNGFLDNRSVFDGSQQTMPKLMQQAGYQTAIIGKWHLKSDPTGFDDWCVLTGGGGQGTYYNPAFKTADGPETHTGYVTDIITDKSLAWLDGRDRSKPFLLMYQHKAPHREWEPDPKHFALYEDEEIPEPATLFDDNAGRTSAAQKQEMTIARHLTERDLKLKPPGNLTPEQLAAWNQAYEPRNAAFRRAKLEGEDLVRWKYQRYIKDYLRCIASVDDNIGRVLDYLDRDGLAENTIVIYASDQGFYLGDNGWYDKRWMYDTSLRMPFIVRWPKRIKPGSEDMHLVQNLDFAETFLDVAEAPIPADMQGRSLLPLWAGRSPDDWRQSIYYHYYEYPAVHMVARHYGVRTPHHKLIHYYDIGEWELFDLDKDPGERQSVYDDPAYAQMRDELKAELDRLRSEARAEDFADGTPTLKKAR from the coding sequence ATGCGGCGCATGCTTGGCAAGTTGGTGTTCTTGGTGGCGATTGGTTTCGTCGGCCTGGTTGTTCGCGGCGCCGAGGAGCGGCCGAATATCCTGTTCATCTTTACGGATGACCACGCGGCGCATGCCATCAGCGCCTATGGCTCGAAGATCAACCAGACGCCGAATATCGACCGCCTGGCGCGCGAGGGGATGATCTTTCGCCACTGCTTCTGCACGAATTCGATCTGCGGCCCCAGCCGGGCCGTGATCCTCACCGGCAAGCACAGCCACTTGAACGGCTTTCTCGACAATCGTTCGGTCTTCGACGGTTCGCAACAGACGATGCCCAAGCTCATGCAGCAGGCGGGCTATCAGACCGCGATCATCGGCAAGTGGCACTTGAAGAGCGATCCCACGGGCTTCGACGATTGGTGCGTGCTCACCGGCGGCGGCGGACAGGGGACCTACTACAATCCCGCGTTCAAGACCGCCGACGGACCCGAGACCCATACCGGCTACGTCACGGACATCATCACCGACAAGTCGCTTGCCTGGCTCGACGGGCGCGATCGGTCGAAACCGTTTCTGCTGATGTATCAGCACAAGGCGCCCCACCGCGAATGGGAGCCCGATCCGAAACACTTCGCTCTGTACGAAGACGAGGAAATTCCCGAGCCGGCGACGCTCTTCGATGACAACGCCGGTCGCACGAGCGCCGCGCAGAAGCAGGAGATGACCATTGCGCGGCATCTCACGGAGCGCGATCTCAAGCTCAAGCCGCCGGGCAATCTCACGCCCGAGCAACTGGCGGCTTGGAACCAGGCCTATGAACCGCGCAACGCCGCCTTTCGCCGAGCCAAACTCGAGGGAGAGGATCTCGTCCGCTGGAAGTACCAGCGTTATATCAAGGATTACCTGCGCTGCATCGCCTCGGTCGACGACAACATCGGCCGCGTGCTCGATTATCTCGACCGCGACGGGCTGGCCGAGAACACGATCGTGATTTATGCCTCGGATCAGGGCTTCTATCTCGGGGATAACGGCTGGTACGACAAGCGCTGGATGTATGACACCTCGTTGCGCATGCCCTTCATCGTGCGGTGGCCGAAGCGGATCAAGCCGGGCAGCGAAGACATGCACCTGGTGCAGAATCTCGACTTCGCCGAGACGTTTCTCGACGTGGCCGAGGCGCCGATTCCCGCCGACATGCAGGGACGCAGCTTGCTGCCGCTGTGGGCAGGTCGATCGCCTGACGACTGGCGACAGTCGATCTACTACCACTACTACGAATATCCGGCGGTCCACATGGTGGCGCGCCATTACGGCGTGCGCACGCCCCACCACAAGCTGATCCACTATTACGACATTGGCGAGTGGGAACTGTTCGACCTGGACAAGGATCCCGGTGAGCGGCAGAGCGTCTACGACGACCCCGCGTATGCCCAGATGCGCGATGAACTGAAGGCCGAGCTGGACCGACTGCGCAGCGAGGCGCGCGCCGAGGACTTTGCCGACGGCACGCCGACTCTCAAGAAGGCGCGTTAA
- a CDS encoding alkaline phosphatase family protein codes for MLLNLCRPLLVALVLTLLATLATQAADKDAKPEKVKKVLYLGIDGCRFDSIGAAKTPNLDKLMENGCYTGQCLILGDRYKKNDTISGPGWSTILTGVWADKHGVHDNEFKGKNYTEYPHFFARLKEVQPDAYTVSIVDWIPIQQHIVSSADVGAVLPPIDGDYVKTDEAGSKAAVKILAERDPTVLFYYIGQVDESGHKHGFHPTVPEYISAIETADKHVGEVLTAVQNRQTYADEDWLVVVTSDHGGKGTGHGGGHNEPDILNSFLIVSGDDAQRGQIEESVHLVDAVATVLAHLGVKPKEEWKLDGHPVGLK; via the coding sequence ATGTTGTTGAATCTTTGCCGCCCGCTTCTCGTCGCCCTGGTTCTGACGCTGCTCGCCACGTTGGCCACGCAAGCCGCCGATAAGGACGCCAAGCCCGAGAAGGTAAAAAAAGTCCTCTACCTCGGCATCGACGGTTGTCGTTTCGACTCGATCGGCGCGGCAAAGACGCCGAATCTCGACAAGCTGATGGAGAACGGCTGCTATACCGGGCAGTGCCTCATCCTCGGCGATCGCTACAAAAAGAACGACACCATCAGCGGCCCGGGCTGGTCGACGATTCTCACCGGCGTCTGGGCCGACAAGCACGGGGTACACGACAACGAGTTCAAGGGCAAGAACTACACCGAGTACCCCCACTTCTTCGCCCGGCTCAAGGAAGTCCAGCCCGACGCCTACACGGTGAGCATCGTCGACTGGATTCCGATCCAGCAGCACATCGTCAGCTCGGCCGACGTCGGCGCCGTGCTGCCGCCAATCGACGGCGACTACGTCAAAACTGACGAAGCCGGCTCGAAGGCCGCGGTCAAGATTCTGGCCGAGCGCGATCCCACGGTCCTCTTCTACTACATCGGCCAGGTCGACGAGTCGGGCCATAAGCACGGCTTCCATCCCACGGTGCCCGAGTACATCTCGGCCATCGAAACCGCCGACAAACACGTGGGCGAAGTCCTCACAGCCGTGCAGAACCGCCAGACGTATGCCGACGAGGACTGGCTCGTGGTCGTCACCAGCGATCATGGCGGCAAAGGCACCGGACATGGCGGCGGACACAACGAGCCCGATATTCTCAACAGCTTTCTCATCGTCAGCGGCGACGACGCCCAGCGCGGCCAGATCGAAGAAAGCGTCCACCTGGTCGACGCCGTTGCCACGGTGCTCGCGCACCTGGGTGTGAAGCCGAAGGAAGAATGGAAGCTCGACGGTCACCCGGTGGGACTCAAGTAG
- a CDS encoding Gfo/Idh/MocA family oxidoreductase yields the protein MSPFESPSRRSFLKATGIAATAVAWTAKSYGQIVGANDRIRVGFIGAGGMGGGHLSAIKSLKESNNLEPVAVADCWKTRAEAGAAKVEAPKSFDDYRQVLDIKEIDYVTIATPEHWHSTMTIDAMEAGKAVYCEKPMTHSIPEAQAVMRKQQETKRPLQVGVQAMSDDSYRTAAEAIASGELGQVVQAQIEYVRRYDSQGPWRQPDLNAKMEKPADLNWEAWLGKAPKVDWNPHHYFEWRNYGVYSGGIATDLFIHRITRIMKACNLLYPRRVVGMGGIYQWNDGRDLPDNFEMICEYPRGMTVYVLGTMSNRVPIDHLIRGYRATLFFTPGGWVIRDKDDRVLAEHKKTGGEDIHLHHTNLHNHLRLGEPLNCPPELGLAGVVAVNMANESWRTNQMMGWDAKHEKMVPASTLDLTHTPEAVS from the coding sequence ATGTCGCCGTTTGAGTCGCCGTCTCGTCGCTCGTTTCTCAAGGCCACCGGCATCGCTGCCACGGCGGTCGCCTGGACCGCCAAGAGCTATGGCCAGATCGTTGGGGCAAACGATCGCATCCGCGTCGGCTTCATCGGCGCCGGGGGCATGGGGGGCGGACACCTGAGCGCGATCAAGTCGCTCAAAGAATCGAATAACCTCGAGCCGGTCGCCGTGGCCGACTGTTGGAAGACGCGAGCCGAGGCGGGCGCCGCTAAGGTCGAGGCCCCAAAGTCGTTCGACGACTATCGCCAGGTGCTCGACATCAAGGAGATCGACTACGTCACGATCGCCACGCCCGAACATTGGCATTCGACGATGACGATCGACGCCATGGAGGCCGGCAAGGCGGTCTATTGCGAAAAGCCGATGACGCACAGCATTCCCGAGGCGCAGGCAGTCATGCGCAAGCAGCAGGAGACGAAGCGTCCCTTGCAGGTAGGAGTGCAGGCCATGTCGGACGACAGCTATCGCACGGCGGCCGAAGCGATCGCCTCGGGCGAGCTGGGCCAGGTCGTGCAGGCGCAGATCGAATACGTCCGCCGCTACGATTCGCAGGGCCCCTGGCGCCAGCCCGATCTCAACGCAAAGATGGAGAAGCCCGCCGACCTGAACTGGGAGGCCTGGCTCGGTAAGGCGCCGAAGGTCGACTGGAACCCGCATCACTACTTCGAGTGGCGCAACTACGGCGTCTACTCCGGCGGCATCGCCACCGACCTCTTCATTCACCGCATCACGCGGATCATGAAGGCCTGCAACCTGCTCTACCCGCGCCGCGTGGTGGGCATGGGGGGCATCTACCAGTGGAACGACGGCCGCGACCTGCCCGACAACTTTGAGATGATCTGCGAGTACCCGCGCGGTATGACGGTCTACGTGCTGGGCACGATGAGCAACCGCGTGCCGATCGATCACCTGATTCGCGGTTACCGCGCCACGCTCTTCTTCACCCCCGGGGGCTGGGTCATCCGCGACAAGGACGATCGCGTGCTGGCCGAGCACAAGAAGACCGGCGGCGAGGACATCCACCTGCACCACACGAACCTGCACAACCACCTGCGCTTGGGCGAACCCTTGAATTGCCCGCCGGAGTTAGGCCTGGCCGGCGTTGTGGCGGTGAACATGGCCAACGAATCGTGGCGCACCAACCAGATGATGGGCTGGGACGCCAAGCACGAAAAGATGGTTCCGGCAAGCACCCTCGACCTGACGCACACGCCGGAAGCCGTGTCGTAA
- a CDS encoding BlaI/MecI/CopY family transcriptional regulator yields the protein MARPQSPHPTPAELELLKLLWEHGPATGRELHERLTASGRERAYTSVMTLLNILVDKGAVTRERQGKSHRYAAKSAQQNVRRRVLRDVWDRLFEGSAEELVTHLLEATSPDAKEIESIREAIENYRRKQKGSK from the coding sequence ATGGCACGGCCGCAATCTCCCCATCCAACTCCCGCGGAACTGGAGTTATTAAAACTCCTCTGGGAGCATGGTCCCGCCACCGGCCGCGAGCTGCACGAGCGGCTCACCGCCAGTGGCCGCGAGCGGGCGTACACCTCGGTCATGACGTTGCTCAACATCCTGGTAGACAAGGGCGCAGTCACGCGCGAGCGGCAGGGCAAGTCGCACCGCTACGCCGCCAAATCGGCCCAGCAGAACGTGCGCCGCCGCGTTTTGCGCGACGTCTGGGATCGCCTGTTCGAAGGCTCAGCTGAAGAACTCGTCACGCACCTGCTCGAGGCGACTTCACCCGACGCCAAGGAAATCGAATCGATTCGCGAAGCCATCGAAAACTATCGCCGCAAGCAAAAGGGGTCGAAATGA
- a CDS encoding AraC family ligand binding domain-containing protein, translating into MPRLIEKPTRIEAAGQPPKQIEEYIGRVNSSHEVTSVAKMISPGGWQEPGQTPEFLEISVVLRGLLRVEHKGGTLDVRAGQAVVTEPGEWIRYSTPDAGGAEYIAVCFPAFSPTTVHRDDAP; encoded by the coding sequence ATGCCACGTCTGATCGAAAAGCCGACACGCATCGAAGCCGCTGGCCAGCCACCGAAGCAGATCGAAGAGTACATCGGCCGCGTCAATTCGTCGCACGAAGTGACAAGCGTGGCGAAGATGATCTCCCCCGGCGGCTGGCAGGAGCCGGGCCAAACGCCCGAGTTTCTCGAAATCTCGGTCGTGTTGCGCGGCTTGTTGCGGGTGGAACATAAAGGGGGCACGCTCGACGTGCGTGCCGGCCAAGCCGTCGTCACCGAGCCGGGCGAGTGGATCCGCTACAGCACGCCCGACGCTGGAGGCGCCGAGTATATCGCCGTCTGCTTTCCCGCCTTCTCTCCGACTACCGTTCACCGTGACGACGCGCCGTAA
- a CDS encoding MFS transporter — protein MRQASEQSIVWTIWLVYGAFYFCRTNLGVAAEAMKLPVLDGGLGLTGEQVGWILASLKITYGVGQLLNGQIAEFISPRKLLAIGMFGSAALNVCFGFSTGFYFLLFLWAMNGYCQSLGWPPSVRVIGNWVPVSARGRALGIVGTGYQITLGLTYFVAGMSVSYFGWRGAVFIPAAMLAAVGMFMLVALRDAPEAGAHRATSRVIEARSVGWQTVMLTFTNPALWLLGFTLGLLNACRYGFIDWGVAHLTKVQGAEISKAALQYVVLAIGAAAGSYLTGWATDRFFGGRRAPVMVGLLVLLAALTIAYEYVSQISVPATVFLLMLIGFCIFGPQVLLVGTAPADLAKRGTPAAAAGFVNFLGYMGASAGDVITGYFTDMKDGWQTAIYVWAGWALLAACLAAILWNAAPEREAA, from the coding sequence GTGCGCCAGGCCTCTGAGCAATCGATTGTCTGGACAATCTGGCTCGTCTATGGCGCGTTCTACTTTTGCCGCACGAATCTGGGAGTCGCGGCCGAGGCGATGAAGTTGCCAGTCCTCGATGGCGGACTGGGACTTACTGGCGAGCAGGTGGGCTGGATCCTGGCGTCGCTCAAGATCACCTACGGCGTGGGGCAGTTGCTCAACGGACAGATTGCCGAGTTCATCTCGCCGCGCAAGCTGCTGGCGATCGGCATGTTCGGCTCGGCCGCACTGAACGTGTGCTTCGGCTTCAGCACGGGCTTTTACTTTCTGCTCTTCCTTTGGGCGATGAACGGCTATTGCCAGTCCCTCGGCTGGCCTCCGTCAGTGCGCGTGATCGGCAATTGGGTGCCGGTTTCGGCGCGCGGCCGGGCGCTGGGCATCGTGGGGACGGGCTACCAGATCACGCTGGGGCTGACCTATTTCGTGGCGGGCATGTCGGTCTCCTACTTCGGCTGGCGCGGGGCCGTCTTCATCCCCGCTGCAATGCTGGCAGCGGTTGGGATGTTCATGCTCGTTGCTTTGCGCGATGCTCCCGAAGCGGGCGCCCACCGTGCGACCAGCCGCGTGATCGAGGCTCGCTCAGTTGGTTGGCAGACGGTCATGCTCACTTTCACCAATCCGGCGTTGTGGCTGCTTGGCTTCACGCTTGGACTGCTGAATGCCTGCCGGTACGGCTTCATCGATTGGGGCGTGGCCCATCTCACCAAGGTGCAGGGGGCGGAGATCAGCAAGGCGGCGCTGCAGTACGTCGTGCTGGCGATCGGCGCGGCGGCGGGCTCGTATCTTACCGGTTGGGCCACCGACCGTTTCTTCGGCGGGCGACGTGCGCCGGTGATGGTGGGGTTGCTCGTGCTCCTTGCGGCGCTCACGATCGCCTACGAATACGTCTCGCAGATCAGCGTGCCGGCGACCGTTTTTCTGTTGATGCTGATCGGGTTTTGTATCTTTGGTCCCCAGGTGTTGCTGGTCGGGACGGCGCCGGCCGATCTCGCGAAGCGCGGCACGCCCGCCGCCGCCGCGGGATTCGTCAACTTTCTGGGCTACATGGGAGCGAGCGCCGGTGATGTCATCACGGGGTATTTCACCGATATGAAAGATGGCTGGCAGACGGCGATCTATGTTTGGGCCGGTTGGGCCTTGCTCGCCGCCTGCCTGGCGGCCATCTTGTGGAACGCGGCGCCAGAACGAGAAGCCGCGTGA
- a CDS encoding phosphocholine cytidylyltransferase family protein has product MQAIIIGAGRGARLMPTTADAPKCFAEVGGKRILDWALEAFRQNGLERIAFIGGYQIEKVKAAYPELEFRHNREWEKNNILASLFTAEDLMAEGFICSYSDILYTPRVIERVLASRDDLSLVVDTDWSARYTDRTEHPPDDAEKVTVKNGAVTRVHRAIPSEEAHGEYIGVMKVTAAGAARLREAYHRARAQFAGKPYREAALFEKAYLIQLLQEMVEAGERFAHVDTPGEYIEIDTQQDFDYARRNWK; this is encoded by the coding sequence ATGCAGGCGATCATCATCGGAGCGGGCCGCGGAGCCCGGCTCATGCCCACCACGGCCGACGCCCCGAAATGTTTTGCCGAGGTGGGAGGCAAGCGGATCCTCGATTGGGCGCTCGAGGCCTTTCGCCAGAACGGCCTCGAGCGGATCGCCTTCATCGGCGGCTACCAGATCGAGAAGGTGAAGGCGGCTTATCCGGAACTCGAGTTCCGCCACAACCGCGAGTGGGAGAAGAACAACATCCTCGCCTCGCTCTTTACGGCCGAGGACCTCATGGCGGAGGGATTCATTTGTTCGTATTCCGACATTCTCTACACGCCGCGCGTCATCGAGCGTGTGCTGGCCAGCCGCGACGATCTTTCGCTGGTGGTCGACACCGATTGGTCGGCACGCTACACCGATCGCACGGAGCATCCGCCCGACGACGCCGAGAAAGTCACGGTGAAGAACGGCGCGGTGACGCGCGTCCATCGGGCCATACCTTCCGAGGAAGCGCACGGCGAGTACATCGGCGTGATGAAGGTGACCGCCGCCGGAGCGGCTCGCTTGCGCGAGGCGTACCATCGGGCCCGCGCGCAGTTTGCCGGCAAACCGTATCGCGAGGCGGCCTTGTTCGAGAAAGCCTACTTGATCCAGCTTCTGCAAGAGATGGTCGAGGCCGGCGAGCGTTTCGCGCACGTCGACACGCCGGGCGAGTATATCGAGATCGATACGCAGCAGGATTTCGACTACGCCCGGCGAAACTGGAAATAG